The proteins below are encoded in one region of Hordeum vulgare subsp. vulgare chromosome 3H, MorexV3_pseudomolecules_assembly, whole genome shotgun sequence:
- the LOC123445496 gene encoding protein COFACTOR ASSEMBLY OF COMPLEX C SUBUNIT B CCB1, chloroplastic, which translates to MEACASTSRVLLPFPPRAARPAAACSRRRPAVGAGRRRRGVRLAPARASLDSAAVLLDAAAAVGAVEATGTGYSQASYYTSLGLFVLSVPGLWSLIKRSVKSKIVQKTFVREEGQPTAPSLVAGEILSFFTRNSFSVSDRGEVITFEGTMTPSSSQAALLTFCTVISLGSVGLVLSIAVPEGGNNWFWLMTLSPLAGVYYWTKASRKEEIKVKMVLSDDGNNVSEILVRGDDVQVEQMRRELKMSEKGMIYVKGIFET; encoded by the exons ATGGAAGCCTGCGCCTCCACCAGCCGCGTCCTCCTCCCTTTCCCtccccgcgccgcgcgcccgGCGGCCGCCTGCTCCCGGCGCCGCCCAGCGGTGGGAGCCGGCCGCCGGAGAAGAGGGGTCCGGCTAGCCCCGGCCCGGGCGTCGCTCGACAGCGCGGCGGTGCTcctcgacgccgccgccgccgtcggggcGGTGGAGGCGACGGGGACGGGGTACTCGCAGGCCAGCTACTACACCTCGCTGGGGCTCTTCGTGCTCTCCGTCCCGGGGCTCTGGTCGCTCATCAAGCGCTCCGTCAAGTCCAAG ATTGTGCAGAAGACGTTCGTCAGGGAGGAAGGACAGCCGACAGCGCCGAGCCTGGTGGCCGGGGAGATCCTGTCCTTCTTCACGCGCAACAGTTTTTCCGTCTCTGACCGTGGTGAGGTCATCAC CTTCGAGGGCACAATGACACCAAGCAGCTCTCAGGCAGCACTGCTGACCTTCTGCACCGTCATTAGCCTGGGGAGCGTCGGGCTTGTTCTGTCAATCGCGGTCCCAGAAGGCGGCAACAACTGGTTCTGGCTTATGACCTTAAGCCCCTTGGC GGGAGTGTACTACTGGACAAAAGCGTCGAGGAAAGAGGAGATCAAGGTGAAGATGGTCTTGTCCGATGACGGGAACAATGTGTCCGAGATTCTGGTGCGGGGCGACGATGTGCAGGTCGAGCAGATGAGGAGGGAGCTCAAGATGAGCGAGAAGGGGATGATATACGTGAAGGGGATATTCGAGACATGA
- the LOC123445499 gene encoding pyridoxal phosphate homeostasis protein-like, with the protein MAAAAAEASAAPVAAAMRAVLARAGRAAERSGRAAEAVRVVAIGKTKPVSLLRQLYDAGHRSFGENYVQEFVTKAPQLPEDIRWHFVGHLQSNKVKSLLAAVPNLDMVEGVGNEKIANHLDRAVVSLGREPLKVMVQVNTSGEESKSGIDPSKCVELAKHVKLACPNLILSGLMTIGMKDYSSTPENFKALVNCKLEVCKALGIPTEQFELSMGMSGDFEQAIELGSTNVRVGSTIFGPREYPNQKQN; encoded by the exons ATGGCAGCGGCCGCGGCGGAGGCGTCGGCGGCGCCGGTTGCGGCGGCTATGCGGGCGGTGCTGGCGCGGGCGGGGCGCGCGGCGGAGCGGTCCGggcgggcggcggaggcggtGCGGGTGGTGGCGATTGGGAAGACCAAGCCGGTGTCCCTGCTGCGGCAGCTCTACGACGCCGGCCACCGATCCTTCGGCGAGAACTACGTCCAGGAGTTCGTCACCAAGGCGCCGCAG CTTCCTGAAGATATCCGGTGGCATTTCGTCGGCCACTTGCAGAGCAACAAGGTGAAATCGCTACTAG CTGCCGTTCCAAATCTTGACATGGTTGAGGGTGTCGGTAATGAAAAG ATTGCCAATCATCTCGATCGTGCTGTCGTTAGCTTGGGCAGGGAGCCTTTAAAAGTTATGGTGCAAGTAAACACTAGTGGAGAAGAAT CAAAATCTGGTATTGATCCTTCTAAATGCGTGGAGCTTGCTAAGCATGTGAAACTAGCTTGCCCAAACTTAATACTGTCAGGACTCATGACAATAGGAATGAAAGATTACTCCTCAACACCAGAGAATTTTAAG GCACTGGTAAACTGTAAGCTTGAGGTTTGCAAGGCCCTCGGTATACCGACAGAACAGTTTGAACTGTCCATGGGAATGTCTGGTGACTTTGAGCAAGCG ATAGAACTGGGCAGCACAAATGTGAGGGTTGGGTCAACAATATTCGGACCAAGGGAGTATCCGAACCAAAAGCAGAATTAA
- the LOC123445497 gene encoding uncharacterized protein LOC123445497, with protein sequence MAGSEDVRGLAASLGELHVDASPSREEVTNGHGNAAAAAADDDVWGDASDSPGHDSNLKREWEHRQEQFHKMGYRDGITEGQKDIAQEGFNLGHRQSVHAGYKWGLVRGITSALASLPDTQKEKLLFDAQRRGKLEDLHKSVKEISAEGALRLFHESILQDNHQAEESKLQTIPKDLLLLLQECPDVQVSEELKRVP encoded by the exons ATGGCCGGGTCCGAGGACGTGAGGGGTTTGGCAGCATCCCTGGGAGAGCTACACGTGGATGCATCACCGTCGAGGGAGGAAGTAACCAATGGGCATG GcaatgctgctgctgctgctgcggatGATGATGTCTGGGGTGATGCCTCGGATTCTCCAGGGCATGATTCCAATTTAAAAAGAGAATGGGAGCACAGGCAGGAGCAGTTCCATAAG ATGGGCTATAGAGATGGTATAACCGAAGGGCAGAAGGATATTGCTCAAGAAGGGTTCAACCTTGGTCATAGACAATCTGTGCATGCCGGATACAAGTGGGGTCTTGTTCGGGGAATTACTAG TGCATTAGCTAGTCTTCCTGATACTCAAAAAGAAAAGTTGCTGTTCGATGCCCAGCGTAGAGGAAAACTAGAAGATTTGCACAAATCTGTGAAAGAAATTTCAGCAGAGGGTGCATTGCGGCTGTTTCACGAGAGTATTcttcaggataatcatcaagcaGAGGAAAGCAAGCTCCAAACTATTCCAAAGGACCTTCTGCTTTTGTTGCAGGAATGCCCAGATGTTCAAGTTAGTGAAGAGTTGAAACGAGTTCCGTAA
- the LOC123440941 gene encoding probable glucomannan 4-beta-mannosyltransferase 6 isoform X1, with protein sequence MHQHHAGRHRLTAMLAGAAESFDRLTVSLSPAVVAFLRRLLRAWSALSVPLLRGAVMLCMGMSLMVLAEKVLLGTVSAAANVLRRRQRRPATHDVPVQPDVEAGGGSSACFFPMVLVQIPMYNEREVYQLSIGAACRLTWPADRLIVQVLDDSTDAAIKVHAPTFFSFDPPPTSRIDLQVACHCNAGIEVYVATCKCKTQELVREECSRWASGGVDVRYEARKDNAGHKAGNLTEGMRHAYARRCEFVAIFDAEFQPSSDFLARTVPLLVRDPGIALVQARWEFDECMLTRMQEMSMDYHFKVEQQAGSSLCSFFGYNGSAGVWRREAIEESGGWDDRTTAEDMDLALRAALLGWEFVYVGDIKVKSELPSSVRAYRSQQHRWSCGPALLFKKMLREILAAERVSAWKKLYIVYNFFVTRRVVSTFFTFFFFSVLLPAKALFPQVRIPAWQMVCVPTATTLLNSAGTPWRRSAHLVVPWIAFENAMALHRFKAILIGLFEAGRANEWIVTRKSGNSRPTPPGLKRRRELHWLELLVGALLLASGCYDCVHGHGYFYLFALPQSMMYFAIGFDLLGVHHTS encoded by the exons ATGCATCAGCATCATGCAGGCCGTCACCGGCTGACGGCGATGCTGGCCGGCGCTGCGGAGTCGTTCGACCGGCTGACTGTCTCCTTGTCGCCGGCGGTGGTCGCCTTCCTGCGGCGGCTGCTCCGGGCGTGGAGCGCGCTCTCCGTGCCGCTGCTCAGAGGCGCCGTGATGCTGTGCATGGGCATGTCGCTCATGGTGCTCGCCGAGAAGGTCCTCCTCGGCACGGTCAGCGCCGCTGCCAATGTGCTCCGCCGGCGGCAGAGACGGCCGGCGACGCACGACGTCCCCGTCCAACCTGACGTCGAGGCTGGTGGAGGCTCCTCGGCCTGCTTCTTCCCCATGGTGCTCGTCCAGATCCCCATGTACAATGAGAGAGAG GTGTACCAGCTATCGATCGGGGCGGCCTGCAGGCTCACGTGGCCGGCAGACCGATTAATTGTGCAGGTCCTGGACGACTCCACCGACGCCGCCATCAAGGTGCATGCCCCGACGTTCTTCTCGTTCGATCCACCACCAACCTCTCGCATCGACTTGCAAGTTGCTTGCCATTGCAATGCAGGCATTGAAGTTTACGTAGCTACATGCAAATGCAAAACACAGGAGCTGGTGAGGGAGGAGTGCTCGCGGTGGGCCAGCGGCGGCGTGGACGTGAGGTACGAGGCCCGGAAGGACAACGCCGGCCACAAGGCCGGCAACCTCACCGAGGGGATGCGCCACGCCTACGCCCGCCGCTGCGAGTTCGTCGCCATCTTCGACGCCGAATTCCAGCCCTCGTCGGACTTCCTCGCCCGCACCGTGCCGCTCCTCGTCCGCGACCCCGGCATCGCGCTCGTCCAGGCGCGCTGGGAGTTCG ACGAGTGTATGCTGACGAGGATGCAAGAGATGTCCATGGATTACCATTTCAAGGTGGAGCAGCAAGCTGGGTCCTCACTCTGCAGCTTCTTCGGATATAACG GAAGCGCCGGAGTATGGAGAAGAGAAGCCATCGAGGAATCGGGTGGGTGGGATGACCGGACCACGGCGGAAGACATGGACCTGGCGCTCCGAGCAGCGCTCCTCGGCTGGGAATTTGTCTACGTCGGCGACATCAAGGTGAAGAGCGAGCTGCCGAGCTCTGTGAGGGCGTACCGGTCCCAGCAGCACCGGTGGTCGTGCGGGCCGGCGCTCCTGTTCAAGAAGATGCTCCGGGAGATCCTCGCCGCCGAGCGAGTTTCTGCGTGGAAGAAGCTCTACATCGTGTACAACTTCTTCGTGACCCGGAGGGTGGTGTCGaccttcttcaccttcttcttcttcagcgtGCTGCTGCCGGCGAAGGCGCTGTTCCCGCAGGTCCGCATCCCGGCGTGGCAGATGGTGTGCGTCCCGACGGCGACGACGCTGCTCAACTCGGCGGGCACGCCGTGGCGCCGGTCGGCGCACCTGGTGGTGCCGTGGATCGCGTTCGAGAACGCCATGGCGCTGCACCGGTTCAAGGCCATCCTCATCGGGCTCTTCGAGGCCGGCCGGGCCAACGAGTGGATCGTCACCCGCAAGTCCGGGAACAGCAGACCGACGCCGCCGGGCCTGAAACGGCGGCGCGAGCTCCATTGGCTGGAGCTGCTGGTCGGCGCGCTTCTTCTGGCGTCCGGGTGCTACGACTGCGTGCACGGGCACGGCTATTTCTACCTGTTCGCGCTGCCCCAGTCCATGATGTACTTTGCCATTGGGTTCGATCTCTTGGGCGTCCATCACACTTCGTAG
- the LOC123440941 gene encoding probable glucomannan 4-beta-mannosyltransferase 6 isoform X2 produces the protein MHQHHAGRHRLTAMLAGAAESFDRLTVSLSPAVVAFLRRLLRAWSALSVPLLRGAVMLCMGMSLMVLAEKVLLGTVSAAANVLRRRQRRPATHDVPVQPDVEAGGGSSACFFPMVLVQIPMYNEREVYQLSIGAACRLTWPADRLIVQVLDDSTDAAIKELVREECSRWASGGVDVRYEARKDNAGHKAGNLTEGMRHAYARRCEFVAIFDAEFQPSSDFLARTVPLLVRDPGIALVQARWEFDECMLTRMQEMSMDYHFKVEQQAGSSLCSFFGYNGSAGVWRREAIEESGGWDDRTTAEDMDLALRAALLGWEFVYVGDIKVKSELPSSVRAYRSQQHRWSCGPALLFKKMLREILAAERVSAWKKLYIVYNFFVTRRVVSTFFTFFFFSVLLPAKALFPQVRIPAWQMVCVPTATTLLNSAGTPWRRSAHLVVPWIAFENAMALHRFKAILIGLFEAGRANEWIVTRKSGNSRPTPPGLKRRRELHWLELLVGALLLASGCYDCVHGHGYFYLFALPQSMMYFAIGFDLLGVHHTS, from the exons ATGCATCAGCATCATGCAGGCCGTCACCGGCTGACGGCGATGCTGGCCGGCGCTGCGGAGTCGTTCGACCGGCTGACTGTCTCCTTGTCGCCGGCGGTGGTCGCCTTCCTGCGGCGGCTGCTCCGGGCGTGGAGCGCGCTCTCCGTGCCGCTGCTCAGAGGCGCCGTGATGCTGTGCATGGGCATGTCGCTCATGGTGCTCGCCGAGAAGGTCCTCCTCGGCACGGTCAGCGCCGCTGCCAATGTGCTCCGCCGGCGGCAGAGACGGCCGGCGACGCACGACGTCCCCGTCCAACCTGACGTCGAGGCTGGTGGAGGCTCCTCGGCCTGCTTCTTCCCCATGGTGCTCGTCCAGATCCCCATGTACAATGAGAGAGAG GTGTACCAGCTATCGATCGGGGCGGCCTGCAGGCTCACGTGGCCGGCAGACCGATTAATTGTGCAGGTCCTGGACGACTCCACCGACGCCGCCATCAAG GAGCTGGTGAGGGAGGAGTGCTCGCGGTGGGCCAGCGGCGGCGTGGACGTGAGGTACGAGGCCCGGAAGGACAACGCCGGCCACAAGGCCGGCAACCTCACCGAGGGGATGCGCCACGCCTACGCCCGCCGCTGCGAGTTCGTCGCCATCTTCGACGCCGAATTCCAGCCCTCGTCGGACTTCCTCGCCCGCACCGTGCCGCTCCTCGTCCGCGACCCCGGCATCGCGCTCGTCCAGGCGCGCTGGGAGTTCG ACGAGTGTATGCTGACGAGGATGCAAGAGATGTCCATGGATTACCATTTCAAGGTGGAGCAGCAAGCTGGGTCCTCACTCTGCAGCTTCTTCGGATATAACG GAAGCGCCGGAGTATGGAGAAGAGAAGCCATCGAGGAATCGGGTGGGTGGGATGACCGGACCACGGCGGAAGACATGGACCTGGCGCTCCGAGCAGCGCTCCTCGGCTGGGAATTTGTCTACGTCGGCGACATCAAGGTGAAGAGCGAGCTGCCGAGCTCTGTGAGGGCGTACCGGTCCCAGCAGCACCGGTGGTCGTGCGGGCCGGCGCTCCTGTTCAAGAAGATGCTCCGGGAGATCCTCGCCGCCGAGCGAGTTTCTGCGTGGAAGAAGCTCTACATCGTGTACAACTTCTTCGTGACCCGGAGGGTGGTGTCGaccttcttcaccttcttcttcttcagcgtGCTGCTGCCGGCGAAGGCGCTGTTCCCGCAGGTCCGCATCCCGGCGTGGCAGATGGTGTGCGTCCCGACGGCGACGACGCTGCTCAACTCGGCGGGCACGCCGTGGCGCCGGTCGGCGCACCTGGTGGTGCCGTGGATCGCGTTCGAGAACGCCATGGCGCTGCACCGGTTCAAGGCCATCCTCATCGGGCTCTTCGAGGCCGGCCGGGCCAACGAGTGGATCGTCACCCGCAAGTCCGGGAACAGCAGACCGACGCCGCCGGGCCTGAAACGGCGGCGCGAGCTCCATTGGCTGGAGCTGCTGGTCGGCGCGCTTCTTCTGGCGTCCGGGTGCTACGACTGCGTGCACGGGCACGGCTATTTCTACCTGTTCGCGCTGCCCCAGTCCATGATGTACTTTGCCATTGGGTTCGATCTCTTGGGCGTCCATCACACTTCGTAG